A single window of Watersipora subatra chromosome 9, tzWatSuba1.1, whole genome shotgun sequence DNA harbors:
- the LOC137404189 gene encoding ankyrin repeat, PH and SEC7 domain containing protein secG-like — protein MEISAWRAALESVQPAELLRLLITIKHDSYTSVMLAAAVAHTEICRLLLSPIRRTADELLWMKRNNGYTALHLAVESGDRECVELLIDTVSDERKYEFVAEKNEDGATAIALAALNGRSKCLESLLYNFSSLQRDSLLNIRNNNLYTPLHWAAWNGDTTVLKVMLGSVSLVTVSSLLNIKNKHNMTPLEEAEFLGKKESSELLKRWKKKSVVEALDDARQQIKTLQEKNDQKLTALQRQTEQQAGALDDTKQQRKTLQEKNDQKLSAIQRDCQQKLSALHEKSEQQEGALDDARQQIKTLQEENDQKLSTLKKESDHKLSVLQRESDQKLSTLQIDCQQKLLVLQRQTEQQAGDMQRRLERFVMYLQAPGDTNSTGNQCHDPES, from the exons ATGGAGATTAGTGCATGGAGGGCAGCCTTAGAGTCAGTCCAACCAGCTGAGCTGCTGAGATTACTGATTACTATCAAGCATGACTCATACACATCTGTTATGTTAGCTGCAGCAGTAGCCCACACAGAAATATGTCGTCTGCTTCTCTCACCAATCAGAAGAACAGCAGACGAGTTGCTCTGGATGAAGAGGAATAATGGATATACAGCACTACACCTTGCTGTAGAGAGTGGAGACAGAGAGTGTGTAGAGTTActgatagacacagtgagtgatGAGAGGAAGTACGAGTTTGTAGCTGAGAAGAATGAAGATGGTGCCACAGCTATAGCACTGGCTGCATTGAATGGAAGGAGCAAGTGTCTAGAGTCGCTCCTCTACAACTTCTCCTCACTACAGAGAGACTCCCTATTAAACATACGGAATAACAACCTCTACACTCCACTACACTGGGCAGCATGGAATGGAGATACAACTGTTCTGAAGGTCATGCTAGGATCCGTGTCTCTAGTGACTGTCTCTTCACTCCTCAACATAAAGAATAAACACAACATGACTCCATTGGAGGAAGCTGAGTTTTTGGGAAAGAAGGAATCATCAGAGCTGTTAAAGAGATGGAAGAAGAAGTCAGTAGtagaag CATTGGATGACGCTAGACAACAGATAAAAACACTGCAAGAAAAAAATGACCAAAAACTTACCGCTCTACAGAGACAAACTGAACAGCAGGCAGGAG CTTTGGATGACACAAAGCAACAGAGAAAGACACTGCAAGAGAAGAATGACCAGAAACTTTCCGCTATACAGAGAGATTGCCAGCAGAAGCTCTCGGCTTTACATGAAAAATCTGAGCAGCAGGAAGGAG CATTGGATGATGCTAGACAACAGATAAAAACACTGCAAGAGGAAAATGACCAGAAACTTTCCACTCTAAAGAAAGAAAGCGACCATAAACTTTCCGTTCTACAGAGAGAAAGTGACCAGAAACTTTCCACTCTACAAATAGATTGTCAGCAGAAACTCTTGGTTTTACAGAGACAAACTGAGCAGCAGGCAGGAG atATGCAGAGGAGGCTGGAACGCTTTGTAATGTACCTACAGGCTCCAGGTGACACGAATTCGACAGGCAATCAATGTCACGACCCGGAGAGTTAA